The genomic stretch CGTCAGGAGGAGCGCCGCAAGGATGCCGACCGGGAGGTGCGCTCCGCCCTGGCCCGCCTCTAGCCATACAGTCCCAGCAGTTGCGGGGCACTGGGATGTCGGCACTGACGCGCTGTCTTCAGGAAGAAGCGGCCGCCATCGCCGCCGCCTCCGGGCGTCTCGATGCCGGGCAGGTGGACGCGGCCCTGGTGCTGCTCGACCGCTGCGCCGACCAGCGCGCCAAGCTGGTGATCACCGGGGTGGGCAAGAGCGGCATCGTGGCGCGCAAGATCGCCGCCACCTTCTCCTCGATCGGGCTGATGGCCCTCTACCTCAACCCCCTCGACGCTCTGCACGGGGATCTCGGGGTGGTGGCCCCCGAGGATGTGGTTCTGCTGCTCTCCAACAGCGGCGAGACCCAGGAGCTCCTGGAGATCCTCCCCCACCTGCGCCGCCGCGGCACCGGCCGCATCGCCTTGGTGGGCCGGGTGGCCTCCAGCCTGGCCCGGGGCTGTGAGGTGGTGCTGGACGGCTCCGTCGACCGGGAAGTGTGCCCCCTCAACCTGGCGCCCACCGCCAGCACCGCAGTGGCGATGGCGATCGGCGATGCCCTGGCGGCGGTGTGGATGGAGCGACGAGGGATCTCACCGGCGGATTTCGCCCTGAACCATCCCGCCGGAGCCCTGGGCAAGCAGCTCACCCTCACGGTGGGGGATCTGATGGTGCCCACCGCCCGGCTCCATCCCCTCGAGGAGTGCGCGAGCCTCAGCGAGGTGATCGCCGGGCTCACCGGCGGTGGGGTGGGGGCCTGCTGGGTGCGCCGGGCCGACAACGACTGCCTGCTGGCCGGGCTGATCACTGACGGCGACCTGCGCCGGGCCCTGGAGCAGCATGCGCCCACCACATGGGGTGAGCTGCGGGCCACCGATCTGATGACCGTCGATCCGATCACCGTGGCGGCCGACCTGCTGGCGGTGGAGGCCCTGGAGCGGATGGAGCGCAACCGTCGCAAGCCGATCGGTGTGCTGCCGGTGCTGGGTGAGGGGGGGCCGATGCTGGGGCTGCTGCGGCTTCACGATCTGGTGCAGGCGGGCCTGACCCCTTCCGCCGGTTGAGCGCTCAGGCGGGGGCGTCCGCCGCGATGGCGCGGGCCTGCTCCAGCTGCTCGGCGGTGTCCACCGAGAGGAAATCGCCTTCCACGGGGAAGGTCCCCACCGGGATGCCGGCCTCGATC from Synechococcus sp. CBW1107 encodes the following:
- a CDS encoding SIS domain-containing protein, producing MSALTRCLQEEAAAIAAASGRLDAGQVDAALVLLDRCADQRAKLVITGVGKSGIVARKIAATFSSIGLMALYLNPLDALHGDLGVVAPEDVVLLLSNSGETQELLEILPHLRRRGTGRIALVGRVASSLARGCEVVLDGSVDREVCPLNLAPTASTAVAMAIGDALAAVWMERRGISPADFALNHPAGALGKQLTLTVGDLMVPTARLHPLEECASLSEVIAGLTGGGVGACWVRRADNDCLLAGLITDGDLRRALEQHAPTTWGELRATDLMTVDPITVAADLLAVEALERMERNRRKPIGVLPVLGEGGPMLGLLRLHDLVQAGLTPSAG